One Beggiatoa leptomitoformis DNA segment encodes these proteins:
- a CDS encoding prephenate dehydrogenase/arogenate dehydrogenase family protein produces MLIQRLTIIGVGLIGGSFARALKRARVCAEIVGCGRQLDNLQEALRLGVVDHYTTDLATAVQDADVVVVAVPLGHIASVFATIRPILAPHTIITDVGSAKASVVADAYQELGEHICRFVPGHPIAGTEKSGVAASFASLFENRRVILTPLAETDPQATALITQLWQHTGAEVVSMSVEHHDEVLAATSHLPHVLAYSLVDTLAQMEDRREIFRFAAGGFRDFTRIASSDPKMWHDICLANRTAILHVLAHFNADLAELADAIEQGDSAHILSIFSRAKTARDKFSG; encoded by the coding sequence ATGCTTATTCAACGCCTTACAATTATCGGTGTCGGTCTTATTGGTGGTTCATTCGCGCGGGCTTTAAAGCGGGCGCGTGTTTGTGCTGAAATCGTTGGTTGTGGACGACAACTGGATAATTTACAAGAAGCTCTGCGTTTAGGCGTGGTGGACCATTACACGACTGATTTAGCAACGGCTGTGCAGGATGCGGATGTAGTCGTGGTTGCTGTTCCACTAGGACACATTGCCTCCGTTTTTGCAACAATTCGTCCCATTCTTGCACCACATACAATTATTACTGATGTTGGCAGTGCTAAAGCCAGTGTTGTTGCGGATGCTTATCAGGAATTAGGTGAACATATTTGCCGTTTTGTGCCGGGACATCCAATCGCAGGGACAGAAAAAAGTGGTGTCGCCGCTTCGTTTGCCAGTCTTTTTGAGAATCGTCGTGTCATCCTCACCCCTTTAGCTGAAACTGACCCGCAAGCAACGGCATTAATAACTCAATTGTGGCAACACACGGGGGCTGAGGTCGTTAGCATGAGTGTTGAGCATCATGATGAAGTCTTAGCGGCAACCAGCCATTTGCCACATGTTTTAGCGTATAGTTTGGTGGATACACTGGCGCAAATGGAAGACCGTCGTGAAATATTCCGTTTTGCCGCTGGCGGGTTTCGGGATTTTACGCGCATTGCATCAAGTGACCCAAAAATGTGGCATGACATCTGTCTAGCCAACCGTACCGCAATTTTGCACGTGCTTGCTCATTTTAATGCGGATTTAGCAGAATTAGCTGACGCGATTGAACAAGGCGATAGTGCGCATATTCTCTCAATTTTTAGTCGTGCTAAAACTGCACGCGATAAATTTTCTGGTTAG
- the pheS gene encoding phenylalanine--tRNA ligase subunit alpha, which translates to MNDLSQLITQAQQAIQNANDLSTLDQLRVHFLGKKGVLTEQLKQLGKLSPEERPRAGQVINEAKNTLQSLLENRYTLLQSAVLEAQLAADKIDVTLSGRGQVSGGLHPITLTRQRIQDLFVQLGFSVEEGPEVETDYYNFEALNIPSYHPARAMHDTFYFDAHTLLRTHTSPVQIRTMEKHPQPPLRIIAPGRVYRCDSDQTHTPMFHQVEGLMVDEGVSLADLKGILHDFLQRFFERELEIRVRPSYFPFTEPSAEVDVEWIGKNGERRWLEVLGCGMVHPNVFKSVGIDTEKYTGFAFGMGIERLAMLRYGVNDLRLFFENDLRFLRQFT; encoded by the coding sequence ATGAACGACCTCAGCCAACTGATTACGCAAGCCCAACAAGCTATTCAAAACGCAAATGATTTAAGTACATTAGACCAATTACGAGTGCATTTTTTGGGTAAAAAAGGGGTCTTAACTGAACAGTTAAAACAACTGGGTAAACTTTCCCCTGAAGAACGTCCCCGCGCGGGGCAGGTGATTAATGAAGCAAAAAACACGCTTCAATCCTTGCTAGAAAACCGTTATACCTTATTGCAATCAGCCGTGTTAGAAGCACAATTAGCGGCAGATAAAATTGATGTAACTTTATCAGGACGTGGACAAGTAAGCGGTGGGTTACACCCGATTACATTAACACGTCAACGGATTCAAGATTTATTTGTGCAATTAGGGTTTAGCGTAGAGGAAGGGCCTGAAGTAGAAACGGATTATTATAACTTCGAAGCCTTAAATATTCCGTCTTATCATCCTGCACGTGCAATGCACGATACGTTTTATTTTGATGCTCATACTTTATTGCGCACACATACTTCTCCTGTACAAATTCGTACTATGGAAAAACACCCGCAACCGCCATTGCGCATTATTGCACCCGGTCGAGTTTATCGGTGCGATTCTGACCAAACCCATACCCCCATGTTTCATCAAGTGGAAGGATTAATGGTTGATGAGGGCGTGTCGCTTGCGGACTTAAAAGGGATTCTCCATGATTTTCTGCAACGCTTTTTTGAGCGGGAATTAGAAATTCGGGTTCGTCCTTCTTATTTCCCTTTTACAGAACCATCCGCTGAAGTAGATGTGGAATGGATAGGTAAAAATGGTGAACGTCGTTGGCTAGAAGTTTTAGGCTGTGGCATGGTGCATCCGAACGTGTTTAAATCCGTTGGTATCGATACAGAAAAATATACAGGGTTTGCTTTTGGCATGGGTATTGAACGCTTGGCAATGTTACGCTATGGTGTGAACGACTTACGTTTATTTTTTGAAAACGACCTACGTTTTTTGCGCCAATTTACTTAA
- a CDS encoding glycosyltransferase — MTTRKPRTILLLTRYAIPDPTIPLEKTVYAWQLAQQIAQHGFQVIWASNTHSTTPQTTIQYCYCPTAQALQTLLANTPVDVVLLENQKFNDWLPTDFSQPIVTHLLTPANQFFFSLFAESPVTTHQADTQKTISLTQLFDPLGTAFLDGELFDYQKIALDGLLAATDVRDKTILEIGADNANVLYQLQLAGMKQGVGINNWYWKNKAEKQNITDKIVLCHGDIRALPFEDASFDLIFNIAAFEHIHDFPTALREMTRLLKPNGMIYGYFGPLWSSAIGHHLWFTYNRHWMRFTDPDSYAHILRPYEHLRFTKDELFDKLAKQWGEKFATEFVYQIYDNPHINRYTYADYLTFFQQSALVLRLCNNVGTTPIDADVKQQLIQQLPNGQQIDFTCSTLEVLLQKPAHQATTHPMSDLTPTTLSTAIPSTQNRKVFLITHGMFPVAGESVTGNGIRAWGLAMGLRQQGFEVIYATQANTIRTVPENALVTLVPYQDYAHLHSLIKTYQPAVLIVGYWEIMRQLPDNFEIPIVLDLLAPRLLEAEFQDQHNVELELIDYIYTLSRADHFLCCTKRQKGFHLSWLLMSGISCKDNPLDLIPISASPQLPQRPIQPPEHQPTFVYGGVIWPWRDPSAWMLMIMQTLDAHARGKLHLVVGKYPLAGGEAVSLKLPDEDRYQHILHKSDLMPYNEMEQFYLQADIGIELGTKNCERELSFSFRVIDYLRCGLPVICNDFLEVADLIREYDAGWVIPSDDNDALTTVVARIVTGKENLAQKSANAQRLILEQFNWEKTTQPLVNFCLNPHKLAKRSHFFMALAKRFNHEQDAQLLQEELNKTKEKLSAEQQLSAQITEAKEQGWAECNRLKADIDNLQHLQAATAQQVTIWQNIAEQRRLKSRLTHIGQSVKTAYRAVVKRFFTPLVNRITNRKQKHLAIITRHDVFPVDHGAAAKIYHTARALSYHYDEVYLITAEREKFYIFHNGIMQEELYPRLLRRLWAIPETNLRQTLHQKYGIPLDDAFLFFPLLDNNFRLRVLYVALQKKINVYQAEFPAYLSACRWAHLLFRGQTSIVEHNVEFARIAKTYNVSKATEQFMAETEIRLCRAADNVIVVSQADLERLVQAGVNIAKLTLIPHGVDLKMFTHPFPSAETIRQRYGISADDMVLVFHGIYAYPPNRQAVELIDTVILPALNQRGYYPKCLAVGKYPPKHKNHPDLYFTDVVEHVAPYLKAADIAIVPLQDGGGTRMKILEYFASSIPVIATAKGAEGIPVINGQTALIEDEINAFVEAIIRLMTDTPLRQRLGAAGRQFVEQYDWQAIAEHYWQVYEGQ, encoded by the coding sequence ATGACGACTCGTAAGCCTCGCACCATTTTACTGCTCACCCGTTATGCTATTCCTGACCCAACAATACCCTTGGAAAAAACGGTATATGCGTGGCAATTAGCCCAACAAATCGCACAACATGGTTTTCAAGTGATTTGGGCGAGTAATACACACAGCACTACACCACAAACAACCATTCAATACTGCTATTGCCCAACAGCGCAAGCCTTGCAGACCCTGTTAGCAAACACCCCTGTAGATGTTGTTTTACTAGAAAATCAAAAGTTTAATGACTGGTTACCGACAGACTTTTCACAACCCATTGTCACCCACTTATTAACCCCTGCGAATCAATTTTTCTTCAGTCTTTTTGCAGAATCACCTGTTACAACACATCAAGCAGATACCCAAAAAACCATTTCCTTAACCCAACTATTTGACCCGCTCGGCACCGCTTTTTTAGATGGTGAATTATTTGACTATCAAAAAATTGCCCTAGATGGACTACTCGCAGCAACCGATGTGCGCGACAAAACTATCCTAGAAATCGGCGCGGATAATGCCAATGTTCTATATCAACTGCAATTAGCAGGCATGAAACAAGGTGTAGGCATTAATAACTGGTATTGGAAAAATAAAGCTGAAAAACAAAATATTACTGATAAAATTGTTCTCTGTCACGGCGATATTCGCGCACTACCATTTGAAGATGCCAGTTTTGACTTAATTTTTAATATCGCCGCGTTTGAACATATTCACGATTTTCCGACTGCCTTACGCGAAATGACGCGATTATTAAAACCCAATGGGATGATTTATGGATATTTTGGTCCTTTATGGTCTTCCGCTATTGGGCATCACCTATGGTTTACATACAATAGACACTGGATGCGCTTTACCGACCCCGACTCCTACGCCCATATCTTGCGTCCTTATGAACACTTACGTTTTACAAAAGATGAATTATTCGACAAATTAGCCAAACAATGGGGCGAAAAATTTGCAACAGAATTTGTTTATCAAATTTATGATAATCCACATATTAATCGTTACACCTACGCAGATTACCTCACCTTTTTTCAACAATCCGCGTTAGTGCTACGTTTATGCAATAATGTTGGGACAACCCCAATTGATGCTGATGTAAAACAACAACTGATACAACAACTACCCAATGGGCAACAGATTGATTTTACTTGCTCAACCCTAGAAGTTTTATTACAAAAACCTGCTCACCAAGCCACGACTCATCCCATGTCCGATTTAACACCAACCACGCTATCTACTGCCATTCCCTCAACCCAAAATCGTAAAGTATTTCTCATTACACATGGCATGTTTCCCGTTGCGGGCGAATCCGTGACGGGTAACGGCATCCGTGCATGGGGCTTAGCCATGGGTTTACGCCAACAAGGCTTCGAAGTCATTTACGCCACCCAAGCCAACACCATCCGCACAGTGCCAGAAAATGCGTTAGTAACACTTGTTCCCTATCAAGACTATGCACATTTACACAGCTTAATTAAAACATATCAACCCGCTGTTTTAATTGTCGGTTATTGGGAAATAATGCGCCAATTACCTGATAATTTTGAAATCCCTATCGTATTGGATTTACTCGCGCCACGCCTATTAGAAGCTGAATTTCAAGACCAGCACAATGTAGAACTAGAACTCATTGATTATATTTATACATTAAGCCGTGCCGACCACTTTTTATGCTGCACCAAACGACAAAAAGGCTTTCATCTTAGCTGGTTACTCATGAGCGGGATTAGTTGTAAAGATAACCCTTTAGATTTAATCCCTATTTCTGCCAGCCCGCAACTGCCACAACGTCCTATTCAACCGCCAGAACATCAACCCACATTTGTTTATGGTGGCGTGATTTGGCCTTGGCGCGACCCATCAGCATGGATGCTGATGATTATGCAGACCTTAGACGCACACGCGCGTGGAAAATTACACTTAGTTGTCGGTAAATATCCCCTCGCAGGGGGAGAGGCTGTTAGCCTAAAATTGCCAGATGAAGACCGTTATCAGCATATTCTGCACAAATCAGATTTAATGCCTTATAACGAAATGGAACAGTTTTATTTACAAGCGGATATTGGTATTGAATTAGGCACAAAAAACTGTGAACGAGAATTAAGTTTTTCTTTCCGTGTCATTGATTATTTACGTTGTGGTTTACCCGTTATCTGCAATGATTTTTTAGAAGTTGCCGACTTAATCCGCGAATATGATGCAGGTTGGGTGATTCCTTCGGATGACAATGACGCATTAACAACCGTTGTTGCACGCATTGTGACAGGCAAAGAAAATCTTGCACAAAAAAGTGCTAATGCACAACGCTTGATTTTAGAACAATTTAACTGGGAAAAAACCACGCAACCGTTGGTTAATTTCTGCTTAAACCCTCACAAATTAGCAAAACGTAGCCATTTTTTCATGGCATTAGCAAAACGCTTCAACCATGAACAAGATGCACAACTGTTGCAAGAAGAACTGAATAAAACAAAAGAAAAATTATCGGCTGAACAACAACTTTCTGCGCAAATCACAGAGGCAAAAGAACAAGGCTGGGCAGAATGTAACCGCTTAAAAGCAGACATCGATAATTTACAACATTTACAAGCAGCAACCGCGCAACAAGTCACGATTTGGCAAAATATTGCTGAACAACGTCGATTAAAAAGCCGTTTAACCCATATCGGACAAAGTGTAAAAACCGCTTACCGCGCTGTTGTAAAACGTTTTTTCACTCCCTTAGTCAATCGCATAACCAATCGTAAACAAAAACATTTGGCAATTATTACCCGCCACGATGTTTTCCCTGTTGACCACGGTGCGGCAGCCAAGATTTATCATACCGCGCGCGCCTTATCCTATCATTATGACGAGGTGTATCTCATCACCGCCGAACGGGAAAAATTTTATATATTTCATAATGGTATTATGCAAGAGGAACTTTATCCGCGCTTGTTACGGCGTTTATGGGCAATTCCTGAAACCAACTTACGGCAAACGCTGCATCAAAAATATGGCATTCCGCTAGATGACGCATTTTTGTTTTTCCCCTTATTAGATAATAATTTCCGTTTACGGGTGCTATACGTTGCATTACAGAAAAAAATTAATGTTTATCAAGCTGAATTTCCTGCTTATTTATCGGCTTGTCGTTGGGCGCATTTATTATTTAGAGGGCAAACCAGTATTGTTGAACACAATGTAGAATTTGCAAGAATTGCTAAGACTTATAATGTATCTAAAGCGACAGAACAATTTATGGCGGAGACTGAAATTCGTCTATGTCGTGCTGCGGATAACGTTATTGTCGTGTCACAGGCAGATTTAGAGCGTTTAGTTCAAGCAGGTGTGAATATTGCCAAATTAACACTTATCCCTCATGGTGTTGATTTAAAAATGTTTACACATCCATTTCCTTCTGCTGAAACCATACGTCAACGTTATGGTATCAGTGCGGATGATATGGTTTTAGTCTTTCATGGTATTTACGCATATCCACCCAATCGCCAAGCCGTAGAATTGATAGATACTGTTATATTACCTGCATTAAATCAACGTGGTTATTATCCAAAATGTTTAGCTGTGGGGAAATATCCACCTAAGCATAAAAACCACCCTGATTTATATTTTACTGATGTTGTTGAGCATGTTGCGCCTTATTTAAAAGCGGCGGATATTGCGATTGTTCCTTTACAAGATGGTGGTGGTACTCGCATGAAAATATTAGAGTATTTTGCAAGTAGCATTCCTGTTATTGCAACAGCAAAAGGGGCTGAGGGTATTCCTGTTATTAATGGGCAAACGGCATTGATTGAAGATGAGATAAATGCGTTTGTTGAAGCCATTATCCGCTTGATGACGGATACGCCTTTACGTCAGCGACTGGGTGCGGCGGGCAGACAATTTGTTGAGCAATATGATTGGCAAGCCATCGCTGAACATTATTGGCAAGTTTATGAAGGACAATAG
- the tilS gene encoding tRNA lysidine(34) synthetase TilS, giving the protein MTDPFLARLSARLQTYRAVPCWWVAYSGGLDSSVLLQALACLRTEFPQVTIRAIHIHHGLNPAATDWVQHCQSVCQTLAIECVVRYVNVQVPAGESLEACAREARYRAFTDILSTDEVLLTAQHADDQAETVLLQLLRGAGTTGLAAMPMQSHFAQGYLYRPLLDVTRATLEQWAKQQKLTWVNDSSNDDTRFTRNFLRHDIIPRLQQRWTSINQTLCRVAQHQAEADALLQELAIQDLQTCKRHEKNQLTIPSLIQLSPARQRNVLRYWLQQLDFSLPSTAQLAQITDKLLTAKTDAQPLIRWQGVEIRRYQAVLYALSPLPPVPTAYQAIWQPPTTLSLPLGKLTATATLGQGIKQTAALTIRLRQGGESCYLRGLHREVKTLLQAEHIPAWLRPFFPLIYVGETLAAIPMIAVCDGFQAQTGEKGWNIAWQ; this is encoded by the coding sequence ATGACAGACCCATTTTTAGCGCGACTCTCTGCCCGTTTACAGACCTATCGCGCTGTCCCTTGCTGGTGGGTGGCTTATAGTGGCGGCTTAGATTCCAGCGTGTTATTACAAGCCCTTGCCTGCTTACGCACAGAATTTCCTCAAGTCACCATCCGCGCCATACACATTCATCACGGCTTAAACCCCGCAGCCACTGATTGGGTACAACACTGCCAATCAGTTTGTCAAACCCTTGCCATTGAATGCGTTGTGCGTTACGTCAACGTTCAAGTACCCGCTGGTGAAAGTCTGGAAGCCTGCGCGCGTGAGGCGCGGTATCGTGCTTTTACCGACATCCTTTCTACAGATGAAGTCCTACTGACAGCCCAACACGCAGACGACCAAGCTGAAACAGTTTTGCTCCAACTCCTGCGCGGTGCAGGCACAACAGGGCTTGCCGCAATGCCCATGCAGAGTCATTTTGCACAAGGTTACTTATATCGTCCATTATTGGATGTGACACGGGCAACATTAGAACAATGGGCTAAACAACAAAAACTGACATGGGTTAATGACAGTTCTAATGACGATACCCGCTTTACGCGCAATTTTCTCCGCCACGACATCATCCCCCGATTACAACAACGCTGGACTAGCATTAATCAAACACTTTGCCGTGTTGCGCAACATCAAGCTGAAGCCGACGCACTTTTACAAGAACTAGCCATACAAGATTTACAAACCTGCAAAAGACATGAAAAAAATCAATTAACAATACCATCACTTATCCAACTATCCCCTGCTAGACAACGCAATGTATTACGTTATTGGTTACAACAGCTTGATTTTTCACTACCTAGCACGGCACAGCTTGCCCAAATTACCGATAAATTACTAACGGCTAAAACGGACGCACAACCACTCATTCGCTGGCAAGGTGTAGAAATTCGTCGTTATCAAGCGGTTTTATACGCTTTATCACCACTCCCCCCCGTTCCAACGGCTTATCAAGCCATTTGGCAACCGCCAACAACATTATCGCTTCCCTTAGGCAAATTAACGGCAACCGCAACATTAGGACAAGGCATTAAACAAACCGCTGCATTAACCATTCGGTTACGTCAAGGTGGAGAAAGCTGTTATCTACGTGGTTTACACCGCGAAGTAAAAACATTGCTACAAGCCGAACATATTCCCGCATGGCTACGCCCATTTTTCCCCCTCATTTATGTAGGAGAAACACTGGCCGCTATTCCAATGATTGCTGTATGTGATGGATTTCAAGCACAAACGGGGGAAAAGGGCTGGAATATTGCGTGGCAATAG
- the yhbY gene encoding ribosome assembly RNA-binding protein YhbY gives MSLTTHQTRYLRSLAHALKPVVMIGNKGITDSLLAELDNALNFHELIKVSIASDDREARREVTQALCEASGAETVQLIGRISVLYRPAQPARIVLPKKA, from the coding sequence ATGTCTTTAACCACACATCAAACCCGTTACTTACGCAGTCTTGCCCACGCTTTAAAACCTGTTGTTATGATTGGCAATAAAGGCATCACCGACAGCTTACTGGCTGAATTAGATAACGCCTTAAATTTCCACGAACTTATCAAAGTTAGCATAGCCAGTGACGACCGCGAAGCACGACGCGAAGTCACACAAGCCCTTTGCGAAGCCAGCGGAGCGGAAACTGTCCAACTCATTGGACGCATAAGTGTTTTATACCGTCCTGCACAACCTGCACGCATTGTATTACCCAAAAAAGCCTAA
- a CDS encoding class I SAM-dependent methyltransferase, translated as MHGQLLPIPRINAMQAIESLLARFPKQRPPLPSAYQAIYHQHYKSNREGNSQASRFAHRFEQWMHQHIAKDCETYTTPYTTLEIGAGTLNHLPYEKNHTAYDIVEPYTALYANSPLCPQIQHFFSDINEVTQSYNRIISIATFEHLENLPLVIARSGLLLKPDGVLRVAIPAEGGFLWKLAWMISTGIEFRLKYKLDYGVLMRHEHINTWQEIHTLLTHCFTTVEQRVFGISPNFSLYHVYICQQPIESRCLAICG; from the coding sequence ATGCACGGTCAACTTTTGCCAATTCCCCGTATAAATGCTATGCAAGCCATTGAATCACTACTTGCCCGCTTTCCTAAACAACGCCCCCCCTTACCCAGCGCGTATCAAGCCATTTACCACCAACATTATAAAAGCAACCGCGAAGGTAACAGCCAAGCCAGCCGTTTTGCGCATCGTTTTGAACAATGGATGCACCAACACATTGCCAAAGATTGCGAAACCTATACAACCCCTTACACCACCTTAGAAATTGGTGCAGGGACACTTAATCATTTACCCTACGAAAAAAACCACACCGCGTATGACATCGTAGAACCCTATACAGCGTTATATGCAAACTCACCACTATGCCCACAAATACAACATTTTTTCTCTGATATAAACGAAGTTACCCAGTCTTATAACCGTATTATTTCCATTGCAACATTTGAACATTTAGAAAATTTACCATTGGTAATTGCGCGTAGCGGTTTATTATTAAAACCCGATGGCGTGTTACGAGTAGCCATTCCCGCAGAAGGTGGATTTTTATGGAAATTAGCATGGATGATATCGACGGGGATTGAATTTCGCCTAAAATACAAACTGGATTACGGCGTACTCATGCGTCACGAACACATTAATACATGGCAAGAAATTCACACGCTACTCACCCACTGTTTTACAACAGTAGAACAGCGCGTCTTTGGTATCAGCCCTAACTTTTCGCTCTATCACGTCTATATCTGCCAACAACCCATAGAATCACGGTGTTTAGCAATTTGTGGTTAA
- the cls gene encoding cardiolipin synthase, giving the protein MLGIDTTYLAILHWLIVISLSIRVIMQRHAVGVSLAWLTVILLLPFFGAGIYLLVGENRLGKRRAERASRLQKPYHEWLKSLDAQYQLNFPLLNPACEALHRQAIATIGMPALAGNQLQLLDKTEDTFRLMIADIDQAKESCHLVFYICQTGGMVDNILQALIQAVQRGVRCRLLVDAVGSYDFIDSFWAKKLQTAGVEIEVALPVNVIRSLFVRLDLRNHRKILVIDNEIAYTGSMNLADPRFFKKDEEIGRWIDAMVRVTGAAAKALNAIFAGDWEMETDISLKTSIAEPLPDTSHQQGSIVQVIPSGPGLAPAIIHGMLLTTIYTARKELIITTPYFVPDEAMQTALCTAAHRGVMVTILVPSHGDSLLVRLASRAHFDELMAAGVKIAGYYGGLLHSKTISVDGEFSLIGSVNMDMRSFWLNFEITLFVYDENFTQQVKTMQTNYLKYAYFFDPNAWKKRPLLHRFIENATQLLSPLL; this is encoded by the coding sequence ATGCTAGGCATTGATACCACCTACTTAGCGATTCTTCATTGGCTAATTGTCATTAGTTTATCCATTCGCGTTATCATGCAACGTCATGCAGTTGGCGTGTCGCTCGCGTGGCTCACGGTTATTCTTCTTCTGCCATTTTTTGGGGCGGGAATCTATCTACTCGTGGGTGAAAACCGTTTAGGAAAGCGACGGGCAGAAAGAGCCTCACGCCTTCAAAAACCCTATCATGAATGGCTCAAATCCTTAGACGCGCAATATCAACTCAATTTTCCACTGCTTAACCCCGCCTGCGAAGCCTTGCACCGTCAGGCGATTGCAACCATTGGAATGCCTGCACTAGCAGGTAATCAGCTACAACTGTTAGATAAGACAGAAGATACTTTTCGTCTCATGATTGCTGATATTGACCAAGCAAAAGAAAGTTGCCACCTCGTTTTTTACATTTGCCAAACAGGCGGTATGGTCGACAACATCTTACAAGCCCTCATTCAAGCCGTACAACGGGGTGTCCGCTGTCGTTTACTGGTTGATGCGGTTGGCAGTTATGATTTTATCGACAGTTTTTGGGCAAAAAAATTACAAACCGCAGGCGTAGAAATAGAAGTTGCGTTACCTGTCAATGTTATTCGTAGCCTTTTTGTGCGCCTAGATTTACGCAACCACCGAAAAATTTTAGTGATTGACAACGAAATAGCCTACACAGGCAGTATGAACCTAGCAGACCCACGTTTTTTTAAAAAAGATGAAGAGATTGGACGATGGATAGATGCAATGGTTCGTGTCACAGGCGCGGCGGCAAAAGCCCTGAATGCGATTTTTGCAGGGGATTGGGAAATGGAAACCGATATTAGCCTTAAAACCAGCATTGCCGAACCACTACCTGATACCAGCCACCAACAAGGTTCAATCGTACAAGTGATTCCCTCAGGGCCTGGGCTTGCACCCGCTATCATTCATGGCATGTTACTCACCACCATCTACACCGCCCGTAAAGAATTAATCATCACAACCCCCTATTTTGTTCCCGATGAAGCCATGCAAACAGCACTTTGCACGGCGGCACATCGTGGCGTTATGGTGACAATTCTTGTACCTTCGCATGGTGATTCCCTACTTGTTCGCCTTGCCAGTCGCGCCCATTTTGATGAACTAATGGCGGCAGGTGTAAAAATTGCGGGCTATTATGGCGGATTATTACACTCAAAAACTATCAGCGTAGATGGCGAATTTAGCTTGATTGGTTCCGTAAATATGGATATGCGCAGCTTCTGGCTTAATTTTGAAATCACCTTATTTGTCTATGACGAAAATTTTACGCAACAAGTTAAAACTATGCAGACTAATTATTTAAAATACGCCTATTTTTTTGACCCCAACGCATGGAAAAAACGCCCTTTATTACATCGTTTTATAGAAAATGCAACCCAACTACTCAGCCCATTATTATAA
- a CDS encoding endonuclease/exonuclease/phosphatase family protein — protein MLDLISLTKTYRFIPSPQIILTDNHFSLSQLTSSPLRILNWNIAKRSHRHHWIDDFKNILEEYQPDMLFLQEVRLNETIRHLLTMAMMGWTFAPNLIDRKTNTYSGVLTASKIKPLHTRSIFSDTHEPMSRTPKVSLLTEYSLPNTDETLLTINIHGINFVNNQKFCAQLQAVEKILIHHHGAILFLGDFNTWNPNRLTALANLATRLQLQPVMFAPDKRKHIKHFLRSPLDHIFYRGFGENRASAGVLNNIRSSDHKPLFVELTVTANTCTH, from the coding sequence ATGCTAGATTTAATCTCATTAACAAAAACTTATCGTTTTATTCCCTCACCACAAATTATTTTAACTGACAACCATTTTTCTTTATCACAATTAACAAGCAGTCCGTTACGGATTCTTAACTGGAATATTGCTAAACGCAGTCATAGACACCATTGGATAGATGACTTTAAAAATATATTAGAAGAATATCAACCTGATATGCTTTTTTTACAAGAAGTTCGTTTAAACGAGACTATCCGTCATTTACTGACGATGGCAATGATGGGCTGGACATTTGCCCCAAACTTAATTGACAGAAAAACTAACACTTATTCAGGTGTACTCACCGCCTCTAAAATAAAACCGCTTCATACCCGCTCTATTTTTAGCGATACACACGAACCGATGAGCCGTACACCTAAAGTATCACTCTTAACGGAATATTCTCTGCCTAACACAGATGAAACATTATTAACTATTAATATTCATGGCATTAACTTTGTGAATAACCAAAAATTTTGCGCACAATTGCAAGCCGTCGAAAAAATTCTCATCCACCATCATGGCGCGATTTTATTTCTTGGTGATTTCAATACTTGGAATCCTAACCGTTTAACCGCACTCGCAAACCTTGCTACTCGGTTACAATTACAACCCGTGATGTTTGCACCAGATAAACGCAAACATATCAAACATTTTCTACGCTCCCCACTAGACCATATTTTTTATCGTGGCTTTGGAGAAAACCGCGCCAGTGCAGGTGTTCTTAACAATATCCGCTCTTCCGACCATAAACCCTTATTTGTTGAATTAACTGTGACAGCAAACACCTGCACACATTAA